From Corynebacterium frankenforstense DSM 45800, the proteins below share one genomic window:
- a CDS encoding acetyl-CoA C-acyltransferase produces the protein MGSLSKFAPIELGEIVARETIARSGAPAEAFDASVVANVIPTRPRDVYSSRAIALQAGLPESATALNVNRLCGSGAQALVTAAGQMHTGDSELAFVGGVEVMSQAPYSVDGMRAGKRMGEGHLSDWLTGGLTCPMGNGHMGCTAENIAGRFGISRERQDEFALTSHQRARAAITEGRFAEQIVPVTVKSRKGETVFDTDEHPKDTSLEQLAKLPAAFQKDGTVTAGNASGINDAAAGLVLASDNAVSTHGLEPLARVAGWGIAGVDPAHMGLGPVSAVPKALAKAGISLDQVDLIESNEAFAAQALAVQDELGFDPEKTNVDGGAVALGHPIGASGVILTVKLVHRLRATGGRYGLVTLCIGGGQGIAVVVEAQ, from the coding sequence ATGGGCTCGCTGTCGAAGTTCGCCCCGATCGAGCTCGGTGAGATCGTCGCCCGCGAGACGATCGCCCGCTCCGGCGCCCCGGCCGAGGCCTTCGACGCCTCCGTGGTCGCCAACGTGATCCCCACCCGCCCGCGCGACGTCTACTCCTCGCGCGCCATCGCGCTGCAGGCCGGCCTGCCCGAGTCCGCCACCGCCCTCAACGTCAACCGACTCTGCGGCTCCGGCGCCCAGGCGCTCGTCACCGCCGCCGGCCAGATGCACACCGGCGACAGCGAGCTCGCCTTCGTCGGCGGCGTCGAGGTCATGAGCCAGGCGCCCTACTCCGTCGACGGCATGCGCGCCGGCAAGCGCATGGGCGAGGGCCACCTCTCCGACTGGCTGACCGGCGGGTTGACCTGCCCGATGGGCAACGGCCACATGGGCTGCACCGCCGAGAACATCGCGGGCCGCTTCGGCATCTCCCGCGAGCGTCAGGACGAGTTCGCCCTGACCTCCCACCAGCGCGCCCGCGCCGCGATCACCGAGGGCCGCTTCGCCGAGCAGATCGTGCCCGTCACGGTGAAGTCCCGCAAGGGCGAGACCGTCTTCGACACCGACGAGCACCCCAAGGACACCTCCCTGGAGCAGCTGGCCAAGCTGCCCGCCGCCTTCCAGAAGGACGGCACCGTCACCGCCGGCAACGCCTCCGGCATCAACGACGCCGCCGCCGGCCTCGTGCTGGCCTCCGACAACGCCGTCTCCACCCACGGTCTCGAGCCGCTGGCCCGCGTGGCCGGCTGGGGCATCGCCGGCGTGGACCCGGCCCACATGGGTCTCGGCCCCGTCTCCGCGGTGCCGAAGGCCCTGGCCAAGGCCGGCATCAGCCTCGACCAGGTCGACCTCATCGAGTCCAACGAGGCCTTCGCCGCCCAGGCCCTCGCCGTCCAGGACGAGCTCGGCTTCGACCCGGAGAAGACCAACGTCGACGGCGGCGCCGTCGCCCTCGGCCACCCCATCGGCGCCTCCGGCGTCATCCTGACCGTCAAGCTGGTCCACCGCCTGCGCGCCACCGGCGGGCGCTATGGCCTGGTCACCCTCTGCATCGGCGGCGGGCAGGGCATCGCCGTCGTCGTCGAGGCGCAGTAG
- a CDS encoding PLP-dependent aminotransferase family protein, which translates to MTADPARPAGTLPGRIVEEVRARIAAGSLRPGDRLDSTRVAAARHGVSRGTVVAAYEQLTGEGYLVTSRSGTRVNPRLPNLSLTPVPGAAPPQTADSAQPGDDFSRGEAPARSATPPGRGTGAAAPLLLTPGVPDTAPLTSTAWRRAWRSAAADPCLGYSAPGSPRLVAAIAEHVRLSRSIAAGHVVVTAGARDGMRLVLSALAARGSDDAPAGAPTRRLTVAVENPGYPSLRAVPERLGHRVVPVGVNAGGVDLAALDALRPIPDAVLVTPSHQYPLGAAMSAERRFALLRWAARAGVVVIEDDYDSELRYVGEPLPALAGLDTTGSVVTLGSFAKNLSPGLGLGFLVVPERLRAGVLAAAKAGTPVSGIVQDAAANFLIEGGLRRHTARMRRAYRRRRDIFVDVFADYLAAPGAVPGAPADAPAGTVTARPMDGGLHAVLLFAGGAGVESRVVTAARAVGLGVTALSDYWRLAPGQEGIAGVVVGIGTGGEERLRAGLVRLRSCIEGCGLRPAR; encoded by the coding sequence ATGACCGCCGATCCCGCGCGCCCGGCGGGCACGCTGCCGGGCCGCATCGTCGAGGAGGTCCGCGCCCGCATCGCCGCCGGTTCCCTGCGCCCGGGCGACCGCCTGGACTCCACCCGCGTGGCCGCCGCGCGCCACGGCGTCTCGCGTGGCACGGTCGTGGCCGCCTACGAGCAGCTCACCGGCGAGGGCTACCTGGTGACCTCGCGCTCGGGCACGCGCGTCAACCCGCGGCTGCCGAACCTCTCGCTCACCCCGGTCCCCGGCGCCGCGCCGCCCCAGACCGCTGACTCCGCGCAACCAGGGGACGACTTCTCCCGCGGCGAGGCACCCGCCCGCTCGGCCACCCCACCCGGCCGCGGCACCGGCGCCGCGGCGCCGCTCCTGCTCACCCCGGGCGTGCCGGACACCGCGCCGCTGACCTCCACGGCGTGGCGCCGGGCCTGGCGCTCGGCCGCCGCCGACCCCTGCCTGGGCTACTCCGCGCCCGGCTCGCCGCGCCTGGTCGCCGCCATCGCCGAGCACGTCCGCCTCTCGCGCTCGATCGCCGCCGGCCACGTGGTGGTCACCGCCGGCGCGCGCGACGGCATGCGCCTGGTGCTCTCCGCGCTCGCCGCCCGTGGCAGCGACGACGCCCCGGCCGGCGCCCCGACGCGCCGGCTCACCGTCGCCGTGGAGAACCCCGGCTACCCCTCGCTGCGCGCCGTGCCCGAGCGCCTCGGCCACCGCGTCGTGCCCGTCGGGGTCAACGCCGGGGGAGTGGACCTCGCCGCCCTCGACGCGCTGCGCCCGATTCCCGACGCCGTGCTGGTCACCCCGTCGCACCAGTACCCGTTGGGCGCGGCGATGTCGGCCGAGCGCCGCTTCGCGCTGCTGCGCTGGGCCGCGCGCGCCGGGGTCGTCGTCATCGAGGACGACTACGACTCCGAGCTGCGCTACGTCGGCGAGCCGCTGCCCGCCCTGGCCGGGCTGGACACCACCGGCAGCGTGGTCACCCTCGGGTCCTTCGCCAAGAACCTGTCGCCGGGCCTCGGCCTGGGCTTCCTGGTCGTGCCCGAACGGCTGCGCGCCGGGGTGCTCGCCGCCGCGAAGGCGGGCACACCGGTCTCCGGGATCGTGCAGGACGCCGCGGCCAACTTCCTTATCGAGGGTGGCCTGCGCCGCCACACCGCCCGCATGCGCCGGGCCTACCGGCGCCGCCGCGACATCTTCGTCGATGTCTTCGCCGACTATCTCGCCGCCCCGGGCGCGGTTCCCGGCGCGCCCGCCGACGCGCCCGCCGGCACGGTCACCGCACGACCCATGGACGGCGGACTGCACGCGGTGCTCCTCTTCGCCGGTGGCGCGGGCGTGGAGTCCCGCGTGGTCACCGCCGCCCGCGCGGTCGGGCTCGGGGTGACGGCGCTGAGCGACTACTGGCGGCTCGCACCCGGCCAGGAGGGGATCGCCGGCGTGGTCGTGGGCATCGGCACCGGCGGCGAGGAGCGGCTGCGCGCGGGGCTCGTCCGCCTGCGCTCCTGCATCGAGGGCTGCGGGCTGCGCCCGGCTCGGTGA
- the pdxS gene encoding pyridoxal 5'-phosphate synthase lyase subunit PdxS: protein MSDNNDVTGTTQGSPLVKRGLADMLKGGVIMDVVTPEQAKIAEDAGAVAVMALERVPADIRAQGGVARMSDPDLIDGIIDAVSIPVMAKARIGHFVEAQVLQSLKVDYIDESEVLSPADYVNHIDKQKFTVPFVCGATNLGEALRRIAEGAAMIRSKGEAGTGDVSEATKHIRTINKEIAQLAGASEDELYVRAKELAAPYDLVREVAQAGKLPVVLFTAGGIAAPADAAMMMQLGADGVFVGSGIFKSGNPAQRAAAIVKATAAYDDPDVIAEVSRGLGEAMVGINVADLPAPHRLAERGW, encoded by the coding sequence ATGTCTGATAACAACGATGTAACTGGCACCACCCAGGGCTCGCCGCTGGTCAAGCGCGGCCTGGCCGACATGCTCAAGGGCGGCGTGATCATGGACGTGGTCACCCCGGAGCAGGCGAAGATCGCCGAGGACGCCGGCGCCGTGGCCGTCATGGCCCTCGAGCGCGTCCCCGCCGACATCCGCGCCCAGGGCGGCGTGGCCCGCATGTCCGACCCGGACCTGATCGACGGCATCATCGACGCCGTGTCCATCCCCGTGATGGCCAAGGCGCGCATCGGCCACTTCGTCGAGGCGCAGGTCCTGCAGTCGCTCAAGGTGGACTACATCGACGAGTCCGAGGTCCTCTCCCCCGCCGACTACGTCAACCACATCGACAAGCAGAAGTTCACCGTGCCCTTCGTCTGCGGCGCGACGAACCTGGGCGAGGCGCTGCGCCGCATCGCCGAGGGCGCCGCGATGATCCGCTCCAAGGGCGAGGCCGGCACCGGCGACGTCTCCGAGGCCACCAAGCACATCCGCACCATCAACAAGGAGATCGCGCAGCTGGCCGGCGCCAGCGAGGACGAGCTCTACGTGCGCGCCAAGGAACTGGCCGCCCCCTATGACCTGGTCCGCGAGGTCGCCCAGGCCGGCAAGCTGCCCGTGGTGCTCTTCACCGCCGGCGGCATCGCCGCCCCGGCCGACGCCGCGATGATGATGCAGCTCGGCGCCGACGGCGTCTTCGTCGGCTCCGGCATCTTCAAGTCCGGCAACCCGGCCCAGCGCGCCGCCGCGATCGTCAAGGCCACCGCCGCCTACGACGACCCCGACGTCATCGCCGAGGTCTCCCGCGGCCTGGGCGAGGCCATGGTCGGCATCAACGTCGCCGACCTGCCCGCCCCGCACCGCCTGGCGGAGCGCGGCTGGTGA
- the pdxT gene encoding pyridoxal 5'-phosphate synthase glutaminase subunit PdxT — MSRAEAAPTVGVLALQGGVAEHAELLEKLGAAVRLVRRPGDLEGLDGLVLPGGESTTIDRLTRIFGLREPLIAAVREGLPVLGTCAGLILLSTEVEDPAAGQQVLGLIDVTVRRNAFGPQVDSAEAELPWTPAGGGAATVTAAFIRAPEVIRLGDGVEACSVLVDADGRRRVVGVRSGAVTGVSFHPELTGDGTVHAEFLEQVREHAGARV; from the coding sequence GTGAGTCGCGCGGAGGCCGCGCCCACCGTCGGCGTACTCGCCCTGCAGGGCGGCGTCGCCGAGCACGCCGAGCTCCTGGAGAAGCTGGGCGCCGCCGTGCGCCTGGTGCGCCGGCCCGGTGACCTCGAGGGCCTCGACGGCCTGGTGCTGCCCGGGGGCGAGTCGACCACGATCGACCGGCTGACCCGCATCTTCGGGCTGCGCGAGCCGCTGATCGCCGCCGTGCGTGAGGGACTTCCGGTGCTGGGCACCTGCGCGGGCCTGATCCTGTTGTCGACGGAGGTCGAGGACCCGGCCGCCGGTCAGCAGGTCCTCGGGCTCATCGACGTCACCGTGCGCCGCAACGCCTTCGGCCCGCAGGTCGACTCCGCCGAGGCGGAGCTGCCCTGGACGCCGGCCGGCGGTGGCGCGGCGACCGTGACCGCGGCCTTCATCCGCGCCCCCGAGGTCATCCGCCTCGGCGACGGGGTCGAGGCCTGCTCGGTGCTTGTCGACGCCGACGGGCGCCGACGCGTGGTCGGCGTGCGCTCGGGCGCGGTGACCGGCGTGTCCTTCCACCCCGAGCTGACCGGGGACGGGACCGTCCACGCGGAGTTCCTCGAACAGGTTCGGGAGCACGCGGGGGCGCGCGTCTAG
- a CDS encoding D-serine ammonia-lyase — MDPVIARLAAAEPTSWLRAQSPAPGWAADAALDARVTQARARFSRFAGWFARTFPDSAPTGGVLESPLVCAPALQAALEDDLGAQLRGRLWVKRDDLLPVSGSVKSRGGIHEVLEYAEEVLEAAGLDASDAGTPAGRRALAGNTIAVGSTGNLGLSIGLVGAALGLRAVVHMSRDAKAWKKELLRERGAEVVEHAGDFSAAVAAGREQAADQADTHFVDDEASLSLFAGYAVAAGRLAGQLRALEIPVDHDHPLGVHLPCGVGGAPGGIAYGLYRTFGADVFCVLHEPVAAPAVFLGERSGLRKKISIAEIGLDGRTDADGLAVGRMSSLVGGVVGSRIDGFATHSDAELTGLVARVHDAQGWRLEPSATAGLTGPWRVQADADFLRARGLDGERLDRATHIAWSTGGSMVPEEEFAALLAAGRGAALR, encoded by the coding sequence ATGGACCCCGTCATCGCCCGGCTCGCCGCCGCCGAGCCCACCTCCTGGCTGCGCGCGCAGTCCCCGGCCCCGGGCTGGGCCGCGGACGCCGCCCTCGACGCCCGCGTCACCCAGGCGCGCGCCCGCTTCTCCCGCTTCGCCGGCTGGTTCGCGCGGACCTTCCCGGACTCCGCGCCCACCGGCGGCGTCCTCGAGTCGCCGCTGGTGTGCGCGCCCGCGCTGCAGGCCGCGCTCGAGGACGACCTGGGTGCACAGCTGCGCGGCCGGCTCTGGGTCAAGCGCGACGACCTGCTGCCGGTCTCCGGGTCGGTGAAGTCGCGCGGCGGCATCCACGAGGTGCTCGAGTACGCCGAGGAGGTGCTTGAGGCCGCGGGCCTGGACGCCTCGGACGCCGGCACGCCCGCGGGCCGGCGCGCGCTGGCCGGGAACACGATCGCCGTCGGCTCGACCGGCAACCTGGGCCTGTCCATCGGCCTGGTCGGTGCCGCCCTCGGGCTGCGCGCGGTGGTGCACATGTCCCGCGACGCCAAGGCGTGGAAGAAGGAGCTGCTGCGCGAGCGCGGCGCCGAGGTCGTCGAGCACGCCGGCGACTTCTCGGCGGCCGTGGCCGCCGGGCGCGAGCAGGCCGCGGACCAAGCGGACACCCACTTCGTCGACGACGAGGCCTCGCTCTCACTCTTCGCCGGCTACGCCGTGGCCGCCGGGCGACTGGCGGGCCAGCTGCGCGCCCTGGAGATCCCCGTCGACCACGACCACCCGCTCGGGGTGCACCTGCCCTGCGGGGTCGGCGGCGCCCCGGGCGGGATCGCCTACGGGCTCTACCGCACCTTCGGCGCGGATGTGTTCTGCGTGCTGCACGAACCGGTGGCCGCGCCCGCGGTCTTCCTCGGCGAGCGCTCGGGCCTGCGCAAGAAGATCAGCATCGCCGAGATCGGCCTGGACGGGCGCACCGACGCCGACGGGCTCGCCGTCGGGCGGATGTCGAGCCTGGTCGGCGGCGTCGTCGGCAGCCGTATCGACGGCTTCGCCACACACTCCGACGCGGAGCTGACCGGCCTGGTCGCCCGCGTCCACGACGCCCAGGGCTGGCGCCTGGAGCCCTCGGCGACCGCGGGGCTCACCGGCCCGTGGCGGGTGCAGGCCGACGCGGACTTCCTGCGCGCCCGCGGCCTGGACGGGGAACGCCTCGACCGGGCCACCCACATCGCCTGGTCCACGGGCGGGTCGATGGTCCCGGAGGAGGAGTTCGCCGCGCTGCTGGC